A genome region from Deltaproteobacteria bacterium includes the following:
- the ftsL gene encoding cell division protein FtsL — translation MAHAATGSHAPGVLGRQDVKTRRSIRNTDFLLITLVASFLLVAATCVYLWCRLMVVHIGYEITKGTQVATRLEETNRRLRLEMTRLKSPERIERIASGELGLAYPSGEQIIRVR, via the coding sequence ATGGCTCATGCCGCCACAGGGTCCCACGCCCCCGGCGTGCTCGGACGCCAGGACGTAAAGACCAGGAGAAGCATAAGGAACACGGACTTCCTCCTCATAACGCTGGTGGCGTCCTTTCTGCTCGTGGCGGCCACCTGTGTCTACCTCTGGTGCAGGCTCATGGTCGTCCATATAGGGTATGAGATCACGAAGGGCACGCAGGTCGCCACACGCCTCGAGGAGACGAACAGGCGGCTGCGGCTCGAGATGACAAGGCTAAAGTCGCCGGAAAGGATTGAGCGCATCGCCTCGGGGGAACTCGGTCTCGCCTACCCCTCCGGTGAGCAGATCATCCGTGTCAGATGA
- the rsmH gene encoding 16S rRNA (cytosine(1402)-N(4))-methyltransferase RsmH, with product MGEPGQAVPHRPVMVREVTGLLVRGPGGFYVDGTVGAGGHAEALLEASGPQGRLLGMDRDASALAVAARRLARFGSRVELVKGDFREMKAVLAGRGVEAVDGVILDLGVSSMQLDEPGRGMSFRRDERLDMRMDREGGLSALELVNGADEGELERIIRAFGEERAARAIARAIVRARERAPIETTGRLAAVVREAVPARLRPRSIDPATRTFQALRIAVNRELEGLDAAIRDAAQLLRPGARLAVIAFHSLEDRIVKRTLRELAAPCVCPPGLPRCACGRSPLARLLGRRARRPSPAETESNRRARSARLRVVERI from the coding sequence ATGGGTGAGCCGGGCCAGGCCGTCCCCCACAGGCCGGTCATGGTCCGGGAGGTGACGGGGCTCCTGGTCCGTGGCCCCGGCGGCTTCTACGTGGACGGCACGGTCGGGGCCGGCGGCCACGCCGAGGCCCTGCTCGAGGCGAGCGGACCGCAGGGGCGGCTTCTCGGCATGGACCGCGACGCCTCGGCCCTGGCCGTCGCGGCCCGAAGGCTTGCGCGCTTCGGATCGAGGGTCGAGCTCGTAAAGGGGGATTTCAGGGAGATGAAGGCGGTGCTGGCCGGGCGCGGCGTCGAGGCCGTCGACGGCGTGATCCTCGACCTCGGTGTCTCGTCCATGCAGCTTGACGAGCCGGGCCGGGGCATGAGCTTCCGCCGCGACGAGAGGCTCGACATGAGGATGGACCGCGAGGGCGGCCTCTCGGCCCTGGAGCTCGTCAACGGCGCCGACGAGGGGGAGCTTGAGAGGATCATACGCGCCTTCGGCGAGGAGCGCGCGGCCCGCGCCATAGCGAGGGCCATTGTCAGGGCGAGGGAGCGCGCACCCATAGAGACGACCGGAAGGCTCGCCGCCGTTGTCAGGGAGGCCGTGCCGGCGCGCCTTCGCCCCAGGTCCATAGACCCGGCGACGAGGACCTTCCAGGCCCTGAGGATAGCGGTCAACAGGGAGCTCGAAGGGCTCGACGCGGCCATCCGCGACGCAGCGCAGCTTCTTCGGCCCGGCGCAAGGCTCGCGGTCATCGCCTTCCACTCGCTGGAGGACCGCATCGTCAAGAGGACGTTGAGGGAGCTCGCCGCGCCGTGCGTCTGCCCGCCCGGCCTTCCGCGCTGCGCATGCGGGCGCAGCCCCCTTGCGAGGCTCCTGGGCCGGCGGGCGCGCAGACCCTCGCCCGCCGAGACGGAGAGCAACCGGAGGGCGCGAAGCGCAAGGCTCCGGGTCGTTGAGAGGATTTGA
- the mraZ gene encoding division/cell wall cluster transcriptional repressor MraZ, which yields MFRGRYEHTIDSKGRVSIPSKFREILAELGESKLVITQLDGALIAYPYKEWTILEERMAGLSEFKSDTRRFLRDFYSSAFDCTIDKLGRILVPQSLRSYARLDKDVMIIGIFRQFEIWSKELWEEREKNKSQEEICDMLDRLSF from the coding sequence ATGTTCAGAGGCAGGTACGAACATACCATAGACTCGAAGGGGAGAGTCAGCATACCTTCCAAGTTCCGGGAGATCCTCGCCGAGCTCGGTGAAAGCAAGCTCGTCATCACGCAACTGGACGGCGCCCTCATAGCATATCCCTACAAGGAGTGGACCATCCTCGAGGAGAGGATGGCCGGTCTCTCCGAGTTCAAGAGCGATACGAGAAGGTTCCTGCGAGACTTCTATTCGAGCGCCTTCGACTGCACCATAGACAAGCTCGGCAGGATACTCGTGCCCCAGTCGCTGCGCTCCTACGCCCGCCTCGACAAGGACGTCATGATCATAGGCATCTTCAGGCAGTTCGAGATATGGAGTAAAGAGCTCTGGGAGGAGAGGGAGAAGAACAAGTCCCAGGAGGAGATCTGCGACATGCTCGACAGGCTCTCCTTTTAG
- a CDS encoding DUF4124 domain-containing protein, whose amino-acid sequence MKVLIACLLVLALPAGSARAEIYRWVDEEGVVHITDDLHKVPQEYRGKAEVMESSPPPEKPARPAAPQRRPPAEEEEEKERLYGGQPLGWWEDLFRQKREEIAGLESSIREKERFVEAFESGRRFGQIFSDEYIRRYEKYKAELPADRKTLKAYREELDRLVRKARALGVPRRIRGE is encoded by the coding sequence TGATCGCCTGTCTGCTGGTCTTGGCGCTGCCCGCGGGTTCTGCCCGGGCCGAGATATACCGGTGGGTCGATGAAGAGGGGGTTGTGCACATTACGGACGACCTCCACAAGGTGCCGCAGGAGTATCGCGGCAAGGCCGAGGTGATGGAGAGCTCGCCTCCCCCGGAGAAGCCCGCCAGGCCCGCGGCGCCGCAACGGAGGCCGCCGGCGGAAGAGGAAGAAGAAAAGGAAAGGCTCTACGGCGGACAGCCGCTCGGCTGGTGGGAGGACCTCTTCAGGCAGAAGAGGGAGGAGATCGCCGGCCTGGAGTCGAGCATAAGGGAGAAGGAGCGCTTCGTGGAGGCCTTTGAGAGCGGCCGGCGCTTCGGTCAGATATTCAGCGACGAGTACATAAGGCGTTACGAGAAGTACAAGGCCGAGCTCCCGGCCGACAGGAAGACCCTGAAAGCCTACAGGGAGGAGCTCGACAGGCTGGTGAGAAAGGCGCGGGCCCTGGGGGTGCCGAGGAGGATAAGGGGCGAGTGA